Proteins found in one Neodiprion lecontei isolate iyNeoLeco1 chromosome 6, iyNeoLeco1.1, whole genome shotgun sequence genomic segment:
- the LOC107218067 gene encoding glycosylated lysosomal membrane protein produces the protein MSAKMNSYGLQLTLLFVLGIIELCSCSPKISQVTINPNCGQYCESSNVTTVYLRTESSTDSLHYVWDFSGKPSVLLAVTIPSAQLEVDWKKFLWGKEESLKFTEAPSYTFGITVLKIYEFNDVNDTGYMDNVRPENINVLHPKHFRWDRKSYSQNNDYFELSMEGTDYKSGSIQRNGTIKVLLNRFWKLDHSDIMPHMLHTENATQIDIIIDNFQTNSSFENSRFAVELLIIADHNLNSTMKIDVKKTLDDEHTPGIFEMVEITTPVCEVVNREEMCDKRIGEGYLQWRPVSYTDAQRDVTNSTEAIHYPLTPVANHAQSANNSLLYSYYGYNIENLLMQKVVVSLGSKGDGFYKKSNYSTWTFTIGYGSPPAEKFSLLVIMIISIGLGLPVVIMVAVGIYVCVRRRCTRSHTLSLNS, from the exons ATTGTGAGAGTAGTAACGTTACGACGGTCTACTTGCGCACTGAAAGTTCGACCGATTCTCTTCACTATGTTTGGGACTTCAGCGGTAAGCCGTCTGTTCTCTTGGCTGTTACTATTCCGTCGGCACAATTGGAAGTCGACTGGAAGAAGTTCCTTTGGGGTAAAGAGGAATCGTTAAAATTCACCGAGGCTCCGAGTTACACTTTTGGCATTACAGTGTTGAAG ATATACGAGTTCAATGACGTGAACGATACAGGCTACATGGATAATGTTAGGCCCGAAAACATCAACGTACTACACCCCAAACACTTCAGATGGGACAGAAAGTCCTATTCTCAAAATAACGATTACTTTGAACTGAGCATGGAGGGAACTGACTATAAGTCTGGAAGTATACAAAGAAATGGGACGATCAAAGTTTTG CTGAACAGGTTCTGGAAACTCGATCATTCCGACATAATGCCACATATGTTACACACTGAAAACGCGACGCAGATTGACATCAttattgacaattttcaaaccaACTCGTCTTTTGAAAACAGCAGATTCGCTGTTGAGCTACTGATCATTGCTGACCACAACCTGAATTCTACAATGAAAATTGACGTCAAAAAAACCCTGGATGACGAACACACACCTGGTATATTCGAG ATGGTAGAAATTACCACACCAGTCTGCGAGGTAGTAAATCGTGAAGAGATGTGCGATAAACGGATCGGAGAAGGCTACTTGCAATGGAGGCCCGTTTCATACACAGATGCGCAACGAGACGTCACGAACTCCACTGAAGCCATTCATTACCCGCTGACCCCTGTCGCGAATCATGCACAAAGCGCGAATAATTCACTGCTGTACTCATATTATGGGTACAACATAGAAAACCTACTTATGCAGAAGGTTGTAGTATCTCTTGGCTCCAAAGGTGAcggattttacaaaaaaagcAACTACTCGACCTG GACATTTACCATTGGATACGGGAGTCCCCCTGCTGAAAAATTCTCGCTTCTAGTAATAATGATTATATCGATTGGACTAGGCCTACCGGTAGTCATTATGGTCGCTGTTGGTATTTACGTGTGCGTAAGGAGACGGTGCACGAGGTCGCACACGCTGTCGCTCAACAGCTAA